The Bacteroides acidifaciens genome includes a region encoding these proteins:
- a CDS encoding DUF4861 domain-containing protein has protein sequence MKKNLFIFAFLLGSFSLPTWAQKQEKTITVEVHNNWNQAKTDAPVVVNLCELHADFKIKSAVVMEGTNEIPSQLDDLNRDRKMDELAFVTNLPAHGKKTFQVTLSSEKSTKTYPERVYANMFIADFRKGKHQRVQAITVPGTSNIYSMVRPHGPVLESELVGYRLYFNEKQTPDIYGKFNKGLEIKESQFYPTDAQLAKGFGDDVLRVFDSCGPGALKGWDGQKATHITPVETRTERIISYGPVRAIAEIEVTGWQYQGAELDMMTRYTLYAGHRDLHIETFFDEPLDKEIFCTGVQDIVGASKSFSDHKGLVGSWGTDWPVNDTVKYAKETVGLGTCIPQRYVKSEEKDKANFLYTITAPGNNYFQYHTTFTSMKETFGYKTPEAWFAYLREWKEELAHPVTVKVKDSRAAK, from the coding sequence ATGAAGAAGAATCTTTTTATATTTGCTTTCCTTTTAGGCAGTTTTAGCCTGCCGACTTGGGCTCAGAAACAGGAGAAGACCATTACAGTAGAGGTGCACAATAATTGGAACCAAGCAAAAACGGATGCTCCGGTTGTCGTCAATCTGTGCGAACTGCACGCGGATTTCAAAATAAAATCGGCTGTTGTTATGGAAGGGACGAATGAAATTCCTTCTCAACTTGATGATTTGAACAGGGACAGAAAGATGGATGAACTTGCCTTTGTAACCAATCTTCCTGCCCATGGCAAAAAGACTTTTCAAGTGACGCTTTCTTCGGAAAAGAGTACAAAGACTTACCCTGAACGAGTATATGCCAATATGTTCATTGCTGATTTCCGAAAAGGAAAGCATCAAAGGGTACAGGCTATTACCGTTCCCGGAACTAGCAATATATATAGCATGGTACGTCCTCACGGTCCGGTTTTGGAATCGGAACTGGTAGGTTATCGTCTCTACTTCAATGAAAAACAGACACCTGATATTTACGGTAAATTCAATAAAGGGTTGGAAATCAAAGAATCGCAGTTCTATCCTACGGATGCACAGTTAGCCAAAGGATTCGGTGACGATGTGCTTCGTGTATTCGACAGTTGCGGCCCGGGTGCGTTGAAAGGTTGGGACGGACAGAAAGCAACCCATATCACCCCGGTAGAAACCCGTACGGAACGTATCATCTCTTACGGGCCGGTGCGTGCGATTGCTGAAATTGAAGTAACCGGATGGCAGTATCAGGGTGCAGAACTCGATATGATGACGCGTTACACGCTTTATGCCGGACATCGTGACCTTCACATCGAAACATTCTTCGACGAGCCGCTCGATAAAGAGATTTTCTGCACAGGTGTGCAGGACATCGTAGGTGCTTCCAAATCATTCTCCGACCATAAAGGCTTGGTAGGAAGCTGGGGTACGGACTGGCCTGTAAACGACACGGTGAAGTACGCAAAAGAAACCGTAGGGTTGGGAACTTGTATTCCTCAGCGTTATGTGAAATCTGAGGAAAAAGACAAGGCAAACTTCCTCTATACAATCACCGCTCCGGGAAACAATTACTTCCAATATCATACGACTTTCACTTCCATGAAGGAAACCTTCGGATATAAGACACCGGAAGCATGGTTCGCATATCTTCGCGAATGGAAAGAAGAACTGGCTCATCCTGTGACAGTGAAAGTAAAAGACAGCCGTGCTGCCAAATAA
- a CDS encoding gliding motility lipoprotein GldB, whose product MKLRISLLIILISMLFAACGLSTGKGMEQKEEEISVLRYDKLLSEYVRSNSFSAMQKLSMDYRQPTKILIEDVLAIGTVKDDTISQRLQKFYSDTTLVRLMGDVEAKFPNLDEVEKELTKGFKKLKKEVPDTKVPFIYSQISAFNESIVLVDSLLGISLDKYMGEDYPLYKRFYYDYQCRSMRPERIVPDCFVFYLLSRYDMNYHEGTCLIDLMMHAGKINYVTQHLLGYNDGGEAMGYSKEENDWCKENEKAIWEYVCSNDHLHARDPMVIRYYMKPAPAVEMLGVQAPALIGTWIGTRIVSAYMKKHKDMKLKDLLEFNDYHEMLNESNYLAS is encoded by the coding sequence ATGAAACTACGGATTTCTCTTCTTATTATATTAATAAGTATGCTTTTCGCCGCCTGTGGGTTAAGCACAGGAAAAGGTATGGAGCAGAAGGAAGAAGAGATTTCTGTTCTGAGATATGATAAGCTGTTGAGCGAATACGTTCGCTCCAACAGCTTTTCTGCTATGCAGAAGTTGTCGATGGATTACCGTCAGCCAACGAAGATTCTGATTGAAGATGTGCTGGCTATCGGCACGGTGAAGGATGATACCATCTCACAACGCCTGCAAAAATTCTATTCGGATACGACACTGGTTCGTCTGATGGGAGACGTGGAAGCTAAGTTCCCTAATTTGGATGAAGTGGAAAAGGAGCTGACTAAGGGATTCAAGAAACTGAAAAAGGAAGTGCCCGACACAAAAGTGCCGTTTATCTATTCGCAAATATCTGCGTTCAATGAATCCATTGTTCTGGTCGATTCTTTGCTTGGCATCAGCCTTGATAAATATATGGGTGAGGATTACCCGCTTTATAAACGTTTTTATTACGATTACCAATGCCGTTCCATGCGTCCCGAACGGATTGTACCGGATTGTTTCGTGTTCTATCTCTTAAGCCGTTATGACATGAATTACCACGAGGGGACTTGTCTTATCGACCTGATGATGCATGCCGGGAAAATCAATTATGTGACACAGCACTTATTGGGATACAATGACGGTGGTGAAGCGATGGGTTATTCAAAAGAGGAAAATGACTGGTGCAAGGAAAATGAAAAAGCTATTTGGGAGTATGTCTGTTCCAATGACCACCTGCATGCGCGTGACCCGATGGTGATTCGTTATTATATGAAACCTGCTCCGGCTGTTGAAATGCTCGGTGTCCAGGCTCCTGCATTGATAGGTACATGGATAGGTACGAGAATCGTTTCCGCATATATGAAAAAGCATAAAGACATGAAGTTGAAAGACCTTTTGGAATTTAACGACTATCACGAAATGCTGAATGAATCCAACTACTTGGCTTCTTGA
- a CDS encoding enoyl-ACP reductase: MSYNLLKGKRGIIFGALNDQSIAWKVAERAVEEGATITLSNTPMAIRMGEVNALAEKLNCQIVPADATNVEELTNVFKTSMDILGGQIDFVLHSIGMSPNVRKKRTYDDLDYGMLDKTLDISAVSFHKMIQAAKKLNAIADYGSIVALSYVAAQRTFYGYNDMADAKALLESIARSFGYIYGREHSVRVNTISQSPTFTTAGSGVKGMDKLFDFANRMSPLGNATADECADYCIVMFSDLTRKVTMQNLFHDGGFSSVGMSLRAMATYEKGLDEYMDDNGNIIYG, encoded by the coding sequence ATGAGTTACAACTTGTTGAAAGGAAAAAGAGGTATTATCTTCGGTGCGTTGAATGACCAGTCTATTGCTTGGAAAGTGGCTGAACGTGCTGTAGAAGAAGGTGCAACTATTACATTATCAAATACTCCGATGGCTATCCGTATGGGAGAAGTCAATGCTTTGGCCGAAAAACTGAACTGCCAGATTGTGCCGGCAGACGCTACCAACGTAGAGGAGTTGACAAATGTATTCAAGACCTCAATGGATATACTGGGTGGACAAATTGATTTTGTGCTCCATTCTATCGGTATGTCTCCCAACGTACGCAAGAAACGTACTTACGATGACCTTGACTATGGAATGTTGGATAAGACATTGGATATTTCGGCCGTGTCATTCCACAAAATGATTCAGGCTGCCAAGAAACTGAACGCTATTGCCGATTACGGTTCAATCGTTGCATTGAGCTATGTGGCTGCACAGCGTACTTTCTACGGCTACAACGATATGGCGGATGCGAAAGCATTGCTGGAATCTATCGCACGTAGTTTCGGTTATATCTACGGACGCGAGCACAGCGTGCGTGTGAACACAATTTCCCAGTCGCCTACGTTTACAACAGCCGGTTCGGGTGTGAAGGGTATGGACAAACTGTTCGACTTTGCCAACCGTATGTCTCCGCTTGGAAATGCGACTGCTGATGAGTGTGCCGACTATTGTATCGTAATGTTCTCCGACCTTACCCGCAAGGTGACTATGCAGAACCTCTTCCACGACGGCGGATTCTCCAGCGTGGGTATGAGCCTTCGTGCCATGGCTACTTACGAGAAAGGACTTGATGAGTACATGGATGATAATGGTAACATCATTTACGGATAA
- a CDS encoding HAD family hydrolase: MKKLAIFDLDGTLLNTIADLAHSTNYALNKLGYPTHDVEKYNFMVGNGINKLFERALPEGEKTEENVLRVRKEFVPYYDVHNADDSRPYPGISELLSYLQSAGIQLAVASNKYQTATEKLVAHYFPEIRFTAVFGQREGVNVKPDPTIVFDILKLANVEKEDVLYVGDSGVDMQTAANAGVTACGVTWGFRPRTELEEFSPAYIVDTAEEIKRLII, encoded by the coding sequence ATGAAGAAACTAGCAATATTCGATTTGGATGGTACATTACTGAATACTATCGCCGACCTGGCACACAGTACCAACTATGCTTTAAATAAATTAGGATACCCCACACACGATGTGGAAAAGTATAACTTCATGGTAGGAAATGGTATCAACAAACTCTTTGAACGTGCATTGCCCGAAGGAGAAAAGACAGAAGAGAATGTACTCCGGGTTAGAAAAGAGTTCGTTCCTTACTATGATGTCCACAATGCAGATGACAGCCGCCCTTATCCGGGTATCTCAGAACTTTTATCTTATTTACAATCCGCAGGTATCCAACTTGCCGTAGCTTCCAACAAGTATCAGACAGCTACCGAGAAACTGGTTGCCCATTATTTCCCCGAAATCCGCTTCACTGCCGTTTTCGGTCAACGGGAAGGGGTAAATGTCAAGCCTGACCCAACAATCGTCTTTGATATTTTGAAATTAGCGAATGTAGAAAAAGAAGATGTCCTCTATGTCGGTGATTCGGGAGTCGATATGCAAACAGCAGCTAATGCAGGTGTGACAGCTTGTGGCGTAACATGGGGCTTCCGCCCACGGACAGAATTGGAAGAGTTTAGTCCGGCATATATAGTGGATACAGCCGAAGAGATTAAAAGGCTAATAATCTAG
- a CDS encoding glycoside hydrolase 43 family protein, with protein sequence MKRLTQTLVLCLLTAFPALAQKNYVSEVWVSDLGNGKYKNPVLYADYSDPDACRVGDDFYMTSSSFNCLPGLQILHSKDLVNWTIIGAAVPNALTPIETPERPEHGNRVWAPAIRHHDGEFYIFWGDPDQGAFMVKAKDPKGPWSEPVLVKAGKGIIDTCPFWDEDGKVYMVHAYAGSRAGLKSVITICELNAEATKAITPSRIIFDGHEAHQTCEGPKMYKRNDYYYIFHPAGGVPTGWQVVLRSKNIYGPYEWKTVLAQGNSPVNGPHQGAWVDTPTGEDWFLHFQDVGAYGRIMHLQPMKWVNDWPVIGIDKDGDGCGEPVLTYKKPNVGKTYPVCTPQESDEFDGYTLSPQWQWHANINEKWAYYAGDKSYVRLYSYPVVEDYKNLWDVANLLLQKTPSDNFTATMKLTFTPNQKNKGERTGLVVMGRDYAGLVLENTDKGLVLSQVECKRADKGKPEEVKAAVDLSQNTVYLKVRFSCDGKKIKASEGGHDLIVMCNFSYSLDGKKFESLGAPFQAREGQWIGAKVGMFCTRPAIKTNDGGWADVDWFRITKK encoded by the coding sequence ATGAAACGATTGACACAGACTTTAGTTCTCTGCCTGCTGACTGCCTTCCCGGCATTGGCGCAGAAAAACTATGTATCCGAAGTATGGGTTTCCGACCTCGGAAACGGCAAATACAAAAATCCGGTTCTCTATGCCGATTACTCCGACCCCGACGCTTGCCGCGTGGGTGATGATTTTTATATGACTTCATCCAGTTTCAACTGTCTGCCGGGATTACAAATACTACATTCCAAAGATTTGGTGAACTGGACGATTATCGGCGCGGCAGTGCCTAACGCCCTCACTCCTATCGAAACGCCGGAACGCCCGGAACATGGTAATCGTGTATGGGCTCCCGCTATCCGCCATCACGACGGTGAATTCTATATCTTTTGGGGTGACCCCGACCAAGGAGCTTTCATGGTGAAAGCCAAAGACCCGAAAGGCCCGTGGAGCGAACCTGTCTTAGTTAAGGCAGGAAAAGGAATCATCGACACCTGCCCGTTTTGGGATGAGGACGGAAAAGTATATATGGTACACGCATACGCAGGAAGCCGTGCCGGACTGAAAAGTGTAATCACCATCTGTGAGCTGAACGCAGAGGCTACGAAAGCTATCACTCCTTCACGTATCATATTCGACGGTCACGAAGCGCATCAGACTTGCGAAGGCCCCAAAATGTATAAGAGAAATGACTATTACTATATTTTCCATCCGGCAGGTGGCGTACCGACAGGCTGGCAGGTGGTTTTACGTTCCAAGAACATCTACGGCCCTTACGAATGGAAAACCGTACTCGCACAAGGCAACTCTCCCGTCAACGGTCCCCATCAGGGAGCATGGGTAGACACTCCTACGGGCGAAGACTGGTTCCTTCACTTTCAAGATGTAGGCGCTTACGGCCGTATCATGCACTTGCAACCGATGAAATGGGTGAACGACTGGCCTGTTATCGGCATTGATAAAGACGGTGACGGCTGCGGTGAACCTGTATTGACTTACAAGAAACCGAATGTAGGTAAAACATATCCCGTCTGCACTCCGCAGGAAAGTGATGAATTCGACGGCTACACGTTGTCCCCACAGTGGCAATGGCACGCCAACATTAATGAAAAATGGGCATATTATGCAGGAGACAAGAGTTATGTCAGATTATACTCTTATCCGGTGGTAGAAGATTATAAGAACCTGTGGGATGTAGCTAACCTCTTATTACAGAAAACTCCTTCCGACAATTTCACCGCAACAATGAAACTCACGTTCACTCCTAATCAAAAGAATAAAGGCGAGCGAACCGGGCTTGTCGTTATGGGCAGGGATTATGCCGGACTGGTTTTAGAAAATACAGACAAAGGGCTTGTTTTGTCGCAAGTAGAGTGTAAAAGGGCGGACAAGGGAAAACCGGAAGAAGTGAAAGCTGCCGTTGACCTTTCCCAGAACACGGTTTATCTGAAGGTACGTTTCAGTTGTGACGGAAAGAAAATCAAAGCCAGCGAAGGCGGACACGACCTTATTGTGATGTGTAATTTCAGTTATAGCCTCGACGGAAAGAAATTTGAATCACTCGGTGCTCCTTTCCAGGCAAGAGAAGGACAATGGATTGGCGCTAAAGTCGGTATGTTCTGCACGCGTCCGGCTATTAAAACGAATGACGGCGGTTGGGCAGACGTGGATTGGTTCCGCATTACGAAGAAGTAA
- a CDS encoding glycoside hydrolase family 28 protein, producing the protein MNTLTKRLFWIAICCLPFIAGCKPQSGNATSENAISDALYQNLPFEMPKVQQPAFPAYEVSIVDFGAKGDGLFLNTKAINDAIKNVNQHGGGKVIIPEGIWLTGPIELLSNVNLYTEQNSLVLFTGDFEAYPIIATSFEGLETRRCQSPISARNAENIAITGYGTFDGNGDCWRPVKKGKLTASQWKKLVNSGGVLDEKQEIWYPTAGSLKGAMACKDFNVPEGINTDEEWAEIRPWLRPVLLSIVKSKKVLLEGVTFKNSPSWCLHPLSCEDFTVNNIMVINPWYSQNGDAIDLESCKNALIINSVFDAGDDAICIKSGKDEDGRRRGEPCQNVIVKNNTVLHGHGGFVVGSEMSGGVKNIYVEDCTFMGTDVGLRFKSTRGRGGVVENIYINNINMINIPNEPLLFDLFYGGKGAGEESEEDLLNRMKTAIPPVTEETPAFRNIHISNIACRGSGRAMFFNGLPEMPISNITVKNVVMTEATDGVVISQVDGVTLENIHVESSKGNNILNVKNAKNLTVDGKVYEEFGAKGEILSLK; encoded by the coding sequence ATGAACACATTGACAAAAAGACTCTTTTGGATAGCTATATGCTGTTTGCCGTTTATCGCAGGATGTAAACCGCAAAGCGGGAATGCGACAAGTGAAAACGCAATAAGCGATGCCCTTTACCAAAATTTACCTTTTGAAATGCCGAAAGTACAACAGCCGGCTTTTCCTGCTTATGAGGTAAGCATTGTGGATTTCGGAGCCAAAGGGGACGGTTTGTTCCTGAATACGAAAGCCATCAACGATGCTATCAAGAACGTGAACCAACACGGTGGTGGCAAAGTGATTATCCCGGAAGGTATCTGGCTGACAGGCCCCATCGAATTGCTGAGTAATGTGAATCTTTATACAGAACAGAATTCACTGGTGCTCTTCACCGGAGATTTCGAAGCATATCCTATCATCGCCACTTCTTTTGAAGGGCTCGAAACCCGTCGTTGCCAGTCACCGATTTCGGCACGCAACGCGGAGAATATCGCTATCACGGGATACGGCACATTCGACGGAAACGGTGATTGCTGGCGTCCGGTGAAAAAGGGCAAACTGACCGCTTCGCAATGGAAGAAGTTAGTAAATTCAGGCGGTGTTCTCGATGAGAAGCAAGAGATATGGTATCCCACAGCGGGTTCGCTGAAGGGAGCTATGGCTTGTAAAGACTTTAACGTGCCCGAAGGCATCAATACGGATGAAGAATGGGCTGAAATCCGTCCATGGCTGCGCCCGGTGCTGCTCAGTATCGTAAAAAGCAAGAAAGTATTGCTGGAAGGCGTGACTTTCAAAAACTCTCCGAGCTGGTGTCTGCACCCGTTGTCCTGCGAAGATTTTACCGTAAATAATATCATGGTTATCAATCCCTGGTATTCTCAGAATGGTGATGCCATCGACTTGGAATCTTGCAAGAACGCGCTGATTATCAACAGTGTGTTTGATGCGGGAGACGATGCTATCTGTATCAAATCGGGTAAGGACGAAGACGGTCGCCGTCGCGGTGAACCTTGCCAGAATGTGATTGTGAAGAATAATACGGTATTGCACGGACATGGCGGATTCGTTGTAGGCAGCGAAATGTCCGGCGGTGTGAAGAATATCTATGTGGAAGATTGCACATTCATGGGGACTGATGTAGGTTTGCGCTTCAAGAGTACCCGCGGACGTGGCGGTGTAGTGGAAAACATCTACATCAATAACATCAATATGATTAACATCCCGAACGAACCGTTATTGTTCGACCTCTTCTATGGTGGAAAAGGTGCAGGTGAAGAATCGGAAGAAGATTTGCTGAACCGTATGAAAACAGCCATCCCACCGGTAACGGAAGAGACTCCGGCGTTCCGCAACATTCATATTTCAAATATTGCGTGCAGAGGTTCGGGACGTGCGATGTTCTTCAACGGTCTGCCGGAAATGCCGATTAGCAATATCACCGTTAAAAACGTTGTGATGACGGAAGCTACGGATGGAGTTGTCATCAGCCAGGTAGACGGAGTCACTTTGGAGAATATTCATGTAGAGTCTTCAAAAGGAAACAATATCCTGAATGTCAAAAATGCAAAGAACCTGACCGTAGATGGAAAGGTTTATGAAGAATTTGGAGCAAAAGGCGAGATTTTAAGTCTCAAATAA
- a CDS encoding DUF805 domain-containing protein, which translates to MNWYLRVIREHYADFGGRARRKEYWMFMLVNMCVMVLLGIIGTLIKLPWISMVYGLGVLLPSLAVSVRRLHDRGKSGWMLLISLVPVAGGIYLLYLFCLDGEKKLNAWGANPKY; encoded by the coding sequence ATGAACTGGTATTTGAGAGTAATAAGAGAACATTACGCAGACTTCGGTGGACGCGCACGTCGTAAGGAGTACTGGATGTTTATGCTGGTAAACATGTGTGTCATGGTTTTATTAGGCATTATCGGCACATTGATAAAATTGCCGTGGATCAGTATGGTTTACGGACTGGGTGTATTGCTCCCTTCACTAGCTGTTTCCGTACGCCGGCTCCACGACAGAGGCAAAAGCGGCTGGATGCTGTTGATATCCCTTGTTCCGGTCGCGGGAGGGATTTATCTGCTCTATCTTTTCTGTCTGGACGGTGAAAAGAAACTGAACGCATGGGGCGCCAATCCGAAGTATTGA
- a CDS encoding HU family DNA-binding protein: MNKKEFVSNVAAAGGMSVKESETAVNAVLKVITEAMHKEEKILIPGFGSFAVKERPARNGHNPYTGGSMRIPAKKVVRFVPGTGLEIGSRPVGKNNGTNK; encoded by the coding sequence ATGAACAAGAAAGAATTTGTAAGTAATGTGGCTGCCGCAGGCGGTATGAGTGTGAAAGAATCGGAAACGGCGGTAAACGCCGTGCTGAAAGTCATCACGGAGGCGATGCACAAGGAGGAGAAAATCCTGATTCCTGGATTCGGTTCGTTCGCTGTCAAGGAACGTCCGGCACGTAACGGCCATAACCCGTATACGGGAGGAAGCATGAGGATACCCGCCAAGAAAGTGGTGAGGTTTGTTCCGGGGACAGGATTGGAGATCGGCAGCAGACCTGTCGGCAAGAACAATGGCACGAACAAATAA